In a single window of the Pseudomonas entomophila genome:
- a CDS encoding ABC transporter substrate-binding protein, with translation MLKHAVIPFLVSAGLLAGAPSALAATNLVFCSEGSPAGFDPGQYTTGTDFDASAETIFNRLTQFERGGTAVIPGLATKWEVSDDGKTYTFHLRDGVKFHTTEYFNPTREFNADDVLFTFNRMLDKNHPFRKAYPTEFPYFTDMGMDKNIAKVEKVDDHTVRFALNEVDAAFIQNLAMSFASIQSAEYADQLLKEGKAADINQKPIGTGPFVFSKYQKDAQIRYKGNKDYWKPEDVKIDNLIFAISTDASVRMQKLKKNECQVTLFPRPADIKPLKEDPKLKMPDQAGFNLGYIAYNVMDKVKGSNEPNPLSQLKVREALDMAVNKPQIIESVYQGAGQLAVNAMPPTQWSYDTTIKDAKYDPEKAKQLLKEAGIKEGTEITLWAMPVQRPYNPNAKLMAEMLQSDWAKVGIKAKIVSYEWGEYIKRSKGGEQGAMLIGWSGDNGDPDNWLGTLYGCDAMDGNNFSKWCYKPYDDLIKQAKATPDQAKRTELYKQAQHILKEQVPITPIAHSTVYQPMSTKVKDFKISPFGLNSFYGVSVDN, from the coding sequence ATGCTCAAACACGCAGTCATCCCGTTCCTGGTCAGTGCAGGCTTGCTAGCCGGCGCTCCGTCCGCCCTCGCCGCGACCAACCTGGTGTTCTGCTCCGAAGGCAGCCCGGCCGGTTTCGACCCTGGCCAGTACACCACCGGGACCGACTTTGACGCCTCCGCCGAAACCATCTTCAACCGCCTGACGCAATTCGAGCGCGGCGGCACCGCGGTGATCCCGGGCCTGGCCACCAAGTGGGAAGTCTCCGACGACGGCAAGACGTACACCTTCCACCTGCGCGACGGCGTGAAGTTCCATACCACCGAGTACTTCAATCCCACCCGTGAATTCAACGCCGACGACGTGCTGTTCACCTTCAACCGCATGCTCGACAAGAACCATCCCTTCCGCAAGGCCTACCCCACCGAGTTCCCCTATTTCACCGACATGGGCATGGACAAGAACATCGCCAAGGTCGAGAAGGTCGATGACCACACCGTGCGTTTCGCCCTCAACGAAGTGGATGCTGCGTTCATCCAGAACCTCGCCATGAGCTTCGCCTCCATCCAGTCCGCCGAATACGCCGACCAGCTGCTCAAGGAAGGCAAGGCCGCCGATATCAACCAGAAACCCATCGGCACCGGCCCGTTCGTGTTCAGCAAGTACCAGAAGGACGCGCAAATCCGCTACAAGGGCAACAAAGACTACTGGAAGCCCGAGGACGTGAAGATCGACAACCTGATCTTCGCCATCAGCACCGACGCCTCGGTGCGCATGCAGAAACTCAAGAAGAACGAATGCCAGGTCACCCTGTTCCCGCGCCCAGCCGACATCAAGCCGCTGAAAGAGGATCCGAAGCTGAAGATGCCTGACCAGGCCGGCTTCAACCTCGGCTACATCGCCTACAACGTGATGGACAAGGTCAAGGGCAGCAACGAACCCAACCCACTGTCGCAACTGAAGGTGCGCGAAGCGCTGGACATGGCGGTGAACAAGCCGCAGATCATCGAGTCGGTCTATCAAGGCGCCGGCCAGTTGGCGGTCAACGCCATGCCACCGACGCAATGGTCCTACGACACCACGATCAAGGATGCCAAGTACGACCCTGAGAAAGCGAAACAGCTGCTCAAGGAGGCCGGCATCAAGGAAGGCACCGAGATCACCCTGTGGGCCATGCCGGTGCAGCGCCCGTACAACCCCAACGCCAAGCTGATGGCCGAGATGCTGCAATCGGACTGGGCCAAGGTCGGCATCAAGGCCAAGATCGTCAGCTACGAGTGGGGCGAGTACATCAAGCGCTCCAAGGGCGGCGAGCAGGGCGCCATGCTGATTGGCTGGAGCGGCGACAATGGCGACCCGGACAACTGGCTGGGCACCCTCTACGGCTGCGATGCAATGGACGGCAACAACTTCTCCAAGTGGTGCTACAAGCCGTACGACGACCTGATCAAGCAAGCCAAGGCCACCCCCGACCAGGCCAAGCGCACCGAGCTGTACAAGCAGGCGCAACACATCCTCAAGGAGCAGGTGCCGATCACCCCGATCGCCCACTCCACCGTGTATCAGCCCATGAGCACGAAAGTGAAGGACTTCAAGATCAGCCCCTTCGGCCTGAACTCCTTCTACGGGGTAAGCGTGGACAACTAA
- a CDS encoding ABC transporter permease subunit, with amino-acid sequence MTSPIPKSVTPSSAVDQSLLYPSPYKEFWQAFSRNKGAVAGLAFMTLVVFCALFAPWVAPHNPSEQYRDFLLTPPVWLEGGTWQFILGTDELGRDLLSRLIQGARLSLLIGLSSVVMSLIPGILLGLFAGFFPRLLGPSIMRLMDVMLALPSLLLAVAIVAILGPGLINTVIAIAIVSLPSYVRLTRAAVMGELNRDYVTAARLAGAGLPRLMFVTVLPNCMAPLIVQATLSFSSAILDAAALGFLGLGVQPPTPEWGTMLASARDYIERAWWVVSLPGLTILLSVLAINLMGDGLRDALDPKLKNAA; translated from the coding sequence ATGACTAGCCCGATTCCGAAATCCGTGACCCCGTCCAGCGCGGTCGACCAGAGCTTGCTCTACCCCTCGCCGTACAAGGAGTTCTGGCAGGCCTTCTCGCGCAACAAAGGCGCGGTGGCCGGCCTGGCCTTCATGACCCTGGTGGTGTTCTGCGCCCTGTTCGCCCCCTGGGTGGCGCCGCACAACCCCAGCGAGCAATACCGCGACTTCCTGCTCACCCCGCCGGTGTGGCTGGAAGGCGGCACCTGGCAGTTCATCCTGGGTACCGACGAACTGGGCCGCGACCTGCTCTCGCGGCTGATCCAGGGCGCGCGCCTGTCGCTGCTGATCGGCCTGTCGTCGGTGGTGATGTCGCTGATCCCGGGGATCCTGCTCGGCCTGTTCGCCGGCTTCTTCCCGCGCCTGCTCGGCCCTTCGATCATGCGCCTGATGGACGTGATGCTGGCCCTGCCCTCGCTGCTGCTGGCCGTGGCCATCGTCGCCATCCTCGGCCCTGGCCTGATCAACACCGTGATCGCCATCGCCATCGTCTCGCTGCCGTCGTATGTGCGCCTGACCCGCGCCGCCGTGATGGGCGAGCTGAACCGCGACTATGTCACCGCCGCGCGCCTGGCCGGTGCCGGCCTGCCGCGCCTGATGTTCGTCACCGTGCTGCCCAACTGCATGGCGCCGCTGATCGTGCAGGCCACGCTGAGCTTCTCCTCGGCCATTCTCGACGCCGCCGCCCTGGGCTTCCTGGGGCTGGGCGTGCAGCCGCCAACCCCCGAGTGGGGCACCATGCTGGCCTCGGCCCGCGACTACATCGAGCGCGCCTGGTGGGTGGTGAGCCTGCCCGGCCTGACCATTTTGCTCAGTGTGCTGGCAATCAACCTGATGGGCGACGGCCTGCGCGACGCGCTGGACCCGAAACTCAAGAACGCCGCCTGA
- a CDS encoding ATP-binding protein, with amino-acid sequence MLAAAHPLSATRQNLWRLTFIRILVLAAQAGSVGVAYWTELLPLPWFSLAVTLALSSLLCAFTALRLRLSLPVTELEYALQLACDLLIHSALLYYSGGSTNPFVSYYLVPLAIAAVTLPWIYSLVLSGIALVAYSLLLVQYYPLETLPLARDTMQVYGMWLSIALAAGVITFFAARMAEELRQQENLRAERREESLRDEQLLAVATQAAGAAHELGTPLATMSVLLNEMRQDHADPLLQEDLQILQDQVKLCKETLQQLVRAAEANRRLAIVEQDVTAWLDEALNRWHLMRPEASYRFQRLRDGVVPRLTPPPDLTQALLNLLNNAADACPDDLEVRLDWDAHDIVISIRDHGPGVPPAIAEAIGKPFITTKGKGFGLGLFLSKASVTRAGGSVKLYSHEQGGTLTELRLPHGKRGDA; translated from the coding sequence ATGCTCGCCGCCGCACATCCGCTGTCCGCTACACGCCAGAACCTCTGGCGCCTGACCTTCATTCGCATCCTCGTCCTGGCGGCCCAGGCCGGTTCGGTGGGCGTGGCCTACTGGACCGAACTGCTGCCACTGCCGTGGTTCTCGCTGGCGGTGACCCTGGCCCTGTCGTCACTGCTGTGTGCCTTCACCGCCCTGCGCCTGCGCCTGTCGTTGCCGGTCACCGAGCTCGAGTACGCCTTGCAACTGGCCTGTGACCTGCTGATCCACAGTGCCCTGCTGTATTACTCGGGCGGTTCGACCAACCCCTTCGTTTCTTATTACCTGGTGCCGCTGGCGATTGCCGCGGTCACGCTGCCGTGGATCTATTCGCTGGTGCTGTCGGGGATCGCGCTGGTGGCCTACAGCCTGTTGCTGGTGCAGTACTACCCGCTGGAAACGCTGCCGCTGGCGCGCGACACCATGCAGGTCTACGGCATGTGGCTGAGCATTGCCCTGGCGGCGGGGGTAATCACCTTCTTCGCCGCGCGCATGGCCGAGGAACTGCGCCAGCAGGAAAACCTGCGCGCCGAGCGGCGTGAAGAAAGCCTGCGCGACGAACAGTTGCTGGCCGTGGCCACCCAGGCCGCCGGCGCCGCCCATGAACTGGGCACCCCGCTGGCGACCATGAGCGTGCTGCTTAACGAGATGCGCCAGGACCACGCCGACCCCCTGTTGCAGGAAGACCTGCAGATCCTCCAGGACCAGGTCAAGCTGTGCAAGGAAACCCTGCAGCAGCTGGTGCGCGCCGCCGAGGCCAACCGGCGCCTGGCCATCGTCGAGCAGGACGTCACCGCCTGGCTCGACGAAGCGCTCAATCGCTGGCACCTGATGCGCCCCGAAGCCAGCTACCGTTTCCAGCGCCTGCGCGACGGCGTGGTGCCGCGCCTGACACCGCCACCGGACCTGACCCAGGCCCTGTTGAACCTGTTGAACAATGCAGCCGATGCCTGCCCGGACGATCTGGAGGTGCGCCTGGACTGGGACGCCCACGACATCGTCATCAGCATCCGCGATCACGGCCCGGGCGTACCGCCGGCCATCGCCGAAGCCATCGGCAAACCCTTCATTACCACCAAGGGCAAAGGCTTCGGCCTGGGCCTGTTCTTGAGCAAGGCCAGCGTGACGCGTGCGGGCGGTTCGGTGAAACTCTATAGTCATGAGCAGGGTGGCACCCTGACCGAATTGCGCCTGCCCCATGGCAAGCGAGGAGATGCATGA
- a CDS encoding ABC transporter substrate-binding protein, whose amino-acid sequence MRLTTLSSTLLALGLLSQAPLVAANNLVFCSEGSPAGFDTAQYTAATDNDAAEPIYNRLVEFERGGTAVQPGLATDWQVSDDGLKYTFHLRSGVKFHANKNFKPTRDFNADDVLFTFNRMLDKGHPFRKAYPTEFPYFISMGLDKNIAKVEKTAPLTVVFTLNTVDAAFLQNIAMAFASILSAEYAEHLLASGKASDINQKPIGTGPFVFQRYQKDSQIRYKGNKDYWAPDLVKIDNLVFSINVDPSVRIQKLRRNECQITLHPRPADLPALKQDDKLQVMTQPGFNLGYIAYNTKHPPFDRVEVRQAMDMAVNKQAIIQAVYQDAGQPAVNAMPPTQWSYDTSLKDAQYDPEKAKQLLKQAGVKDGTEITLWAMPVQRPYNPNAKLMAEMLQSDWSKLGFKVRIVSYEWGEYLKRMKNGEHDIALIGWTGDNGDPDNWLGTLYSCGAIGSNNYSLWCDVQYDTLVNKAKQVTDREQRTALYQKAQQRLKQQVPITPVAHSTVNQPLSISVKDFKVSPFGRNVFSGVSID is encoded by the coding sequence ATGCGCCTCACGACACTGAGTTCCACCCTGCTCGCCCTCGGCCTGCTGAGCCAGGCGCCGCTCGTCGCGGCCAACAACCTGGTGTTCTGCTCCGAGGGCAGCCCGGCCGGTTTCGACACCGCCCAATACACCGCGGCCACCGACAACGACGCCGCCGAACCGATCTACAACCGCCTCGTCGAGTTCGAACGTGGCGGCACCGCGGTGCAGCCGGGCCTGGCCACCGACTGGCAAGTCTCGGACGATGGCTTGAAGTACACCTTCCACCTGCGGTCCGGCGTGAAGTTCCACGCCAACAAGAACTTCAAGCCCACCCGCGACTTCAACGCCGACGACGTGCTGTTCACCTTCAACCGCATGCTCGATAAGGGCCACCCCTTCCGCAAGGCCTACCCCACCGAGTTCCCCTACTTCATCAGCATGGGGCTGGACAAGAACATCGCCAAGGTCGAGAAGACCGCCCCGCTGACCGTGGTCTTCACCCTGAACACAGTCGATGCCGCGTTCTTGCAGAACATCGCCATGGCCTTTGCCTCGATCCTCTCCGCCGAGTACGCCGAGCACCTGTTGGCCAGCGGCAAGGCCAGCGATATCAACCAGAAACCGATCGGTACTGGCCCCTTCGTCTTCCAGCGCTACCAGAAGGATTCGCAGATCCGTTACAAGGGCAACAAGGACTACTGGGCCCCGGACTTGGTGAAGATCGACAACCTGGTGTTCTCCATCAACGTCGACCCGTCGGTGCGCATCCAGAAGCTGCGCCGCAACGAATGCCAGATCACCCTGCACCCACGCCCGGCCGACCTGCCCGCGCTCAAGCAGGACGACAAGCTGCAGGTGATGACGCAACCCGGCTTCAACCTCGGCTACATCGCCTACAACACAAAGCACCCACCGTTCGACCGCGTCGAAGTGCGCCAGGCCATGGACATGGCGGTGAACAAGCAAGCGATCATCCAGGCGGTCTACCAGGACGCCGGCCAGCCCGCGGTCAATGCCATGCCGCCCACCCAGTGGTCCTACGACACCTCGCTCAAGGACGCCCAGTACGACCCAGAAAAGGCCAAGCAACTGCTCAAGCAGGCCGGGGTCAAGGACGGCACCGAAATCACCCTGTGGGCCATGCCGGTGCAACGCCCCTACAACCCCAACGCCAAGCTCATGGCCGAAATGCTGCAATCGGACTGGAGCAAGCTCGGCTTCAAGGTACGTATCGTCAGCTACGAGTGGGGCGAGTACCTCAAGCGCATGAAGAACGGCGAGCACGACATCGCCCTGATCGGCTGGACCGGCGACAACGGTGACCCGGACAACTGGCTGGGCACCCTGTACAGCTGCGGCGCCATCGGCAGCAACAACTACTCGCTGTGGTGCGACGTGCAGTACGACACGCTGGTCAACAAGGCCAAGCAGGTCACCGACCGCGAGCAGCGCACCGCCCTCTACCAGAAGGCTCAGCAACGCCTCAAGCAACAGGTGCCGATCACTCCAGTGGCCCACTCCACGGTCAACCAGCCGCTCAGCATCAGCGTGAAAGACTTCAAGGTCAGCCCCTTCGGACGCAACGTATTTTCCGGCGTCAGCATCGATTGA
- a CDS encoding ABC transporter substrate-binding protein: MKSLPLRAALAAVILGAASNLAAKPLVVCTEASPEGFDIVQYTTAVTADATAEAIFNRLVDFKPGTTEIQPALAKSWDVSPDGLVYTFHLREGVKFHTTDYFTPTRDFNADDVLWSLNRQLRPDHPWHDKTSIGFPYFESMAFKDLLKSVEKTDDHTVVITLTRPEAPFLRDMAMAFTSIYSAEYGDQLLKAGKTADLNSKPIGTGPFIFQRYNKDAQVRYKANPDYFRGKPPADALIFAIATDSNVRLQKLRANECQVALYPKPDDVPGIKTDPKLKVAEIEALVTGYISMNTQHKYLSDVRVRKAINMAFDRQTHVDQLFGKGNALPGVNPYPPTMIGYNTDNKNPPHDLDKARALLKEAGVPEGTVITLFTRNGGGPTNPNPRLSAEMLQSDLAKIGIKLDIRVMEWAEMLRRAKKGEADLVSAGWAGDNGDPDNFLTPMLSCDAVKSGENYARWCNQKFQGLITRAREVIDNDERAKLYNEALAVYDEDQPWISMAHPKMFTAMRENVEGYVINPLTNNNFATTKVK, from the coding sequence ATGAAATCGCTACCGCTACGCGCTGCCCTGGCAGCGGTCATCCTGGGCGCGGCGTCAAACCTGGCGGCCAAGCCGCTGGTGGTGTGCACCGAGGCGAGCCCCGAGGGCTTCGATATCGTCCAGTACACCACCGCCGTCACCGCCGATGCCACGGCCGAGGCCATCTTCAATCGCCTGGTCGACTTCAAGCCCGGCACCACCGAGATCCAGCCGGCCCTGGCCAAGAGCTGGGACGTCAGCCCCGACGGGCTGGTCTACACCTTCCATCTGCGTGAAGGTGTCAAGTTCCACACCACCGACTACTTCACCCCGACCCGCGACTTCAACGCCGACGACGTGCTGTGGAGCCTGAACCGCCAGCTGCGGCCCGACCACCCCTGGCATGACAAGACCAGCATCGGTTTCCCCTATTTCGAAAGCATGGCCTTCAAGGACCTGCTCAAGTCGGTCGAGAAGACCGACGACCACACCGTGGTGATCACCCTCACCCGCCCCGAGGCGCCGTTCCTGCGCGACATGGCCATGGCCTTCACCTCGATCTACTCCGCCGAGTACGGCGACCAGCTGCTCAAGGCCGGCAAGACCGCCGACCTCAACAGCAAACCAATCGGCACCGGCCCGTTCATCTTCCAGCGCTACAACAAGGATGCCCAGGTTCGCTACAAGGCCAACCCGGATTACTTCCGCGGCAAGCCACCGGCCGACGCGCTGATCTTCGCCATCGCCACCGACAGCAACGTGCGTCTGCAGAAACTGCGCGCCAACGAATGCCAGGTCGCCCTGTACCCCAAGCCTGACGACGTACCAGGCATCAAAACCGACCCGAAACTCAAGGTGGCGGAAATCGAGGCGCTGGTCACCGGCTACATCTCGATGAACACCCAGCACAAGTACCTGAGCGATGTGCGTGTGCGCAAGGCGATCAACATGGCCTTCGACCGCCAGACCCACGTCGACCAGCTGTTCGGCAAGGGCAATGCGTTGCCAGGCGTGAACCCGTACCCACCGACCATGATCGGCTATAACACCGACAACAAGAACCCGCCCCACGACCTGGACAAGGCCCGCGCCCTGCTCAAGGAAGCCGGCGTACCGGAAGGCACGGTGATCACCCTGTTCACCCGCAACGGCGGTGGCCCGACCAACCCCAACCCGCGTCTGTCCGCCGAAATGCTCCAGTCCGACCTGGCCAAGATCGGCATCAAGCTCGATATCCGCGTGATGGAATGGGCCGAAATGCTGCGCCGCGCCAAGAAAGGCGAAGCCGACCTGGTATCGGCAGGCTGGGCCGGCGACAACGGCGACCCGGACAACTTCCTCACCCCCATGCTCAGCTGCGACGCCGTCAAGAGCGGCGAGAACTACGCCCGCTGGTGCAACCAGAAATTCCAGGGCCTGATCACCCGGGCCCGCGAAGTGATCGACAACGACGAGCGCGCCAAGCTCTATAACGAGGCGTTGGCGGTGTACGATGAAGACCAGCCCTGGATCAGCATGGCCCACCCGAAAATGTTCACCGCCATGCGCGAGAACGTCGAAGGCTATGTGATCAACCCACTGACCAACAACAACTTCGCCACCACCAAGGTGAAGTAG
- a CDS encoding SIMPL domain-containing protein (The SIMPL domain is named for its presence in mouse protein SIMPL (signalling molecule that associates with mouse pelle-like kinase). Bacterial member BP26, from Brucella, was shown to assemble into a channel-like structure, while YggE from E. coli has been associated with resistance to oxidative stress.) → MHISRRSKAFALSCGMLASLPALAADEPRYNQVSLRAEVSKEVARDLMVVTLYSESQNSDPGKLAKEITETMNKAVQQARQVNEVKISQGSRNSYPIYDTKGQKITGWRERAELRLESADFPALSKLTGELLQDLKMGGMDFSIAPATRKNNEDELLKDAVAAFKARAQLATEALGGKGYKVVSLNLNSSGYPRPYLRSAPMAMMAKGAADEAAPAPDIEAGTSEVSMTADGLIEVQVP, encoded by the coding sequence ATGCACATCTCCCGTCGCAGCAAAGCCTTCGCCCTGTCCTGCGGCATGCTCGCCAGCCTGCCCGCCCTGGCGGCCGACGAGCCACGCTACAACCAGGTCTCGCTGCGCGCCGAAGTCAGCAAGGAAGTGGCACGCGACCTGATGGTCGTGACGCTGTACAGCGAATCGCAAAACAGTGATCCGGGCAAGCTGGCCAAGGAAATCACCGAGACCATGAACAAGGCGGTGCAGCAGGCCCGCCAGGTCAATGAGGTGAAGATCAGCCAGGGCAGCCGCAACAGCTACCCGATCTACGACACCAAGGGTCAGAAGATCACCGGCTGGCGCGAGCGCGCCGAGCTGCGCCTGGAGAGCGCCGATTTCCCGGCCCTGTCCAAGCTGACCGGCGAGCTGCTGCAGGACCTGAAGATGGGCGGCATGGACTTCTCCATCGCCCCCGCCACCCGCAAGAACAATGAGGACGAGTTGCTCAAGGATGCCGTCGCGGCCTTCAAGGCACGCGCCCAACTGGCCACCGAGGCCCTGGGTGGCAAAGGCTACAAGGTGGTCAGCCTGAACCTGAACAGCAGCGGCTACCCGCGCCCATACCTGCGCAGCGCGCCGATGGCGATGATGGCCAAGGGCGCCGCCGATGAAGCCGCGCCGGCACCCGATATCGAAGCCGGTACGAGCGAAGTCAGCATGACTGCCGATGGCCTGATCGAAGTTCAGGTGCCCTGA
- a CDS encoding ABC transporter permease subunit, giving the protein MLSFIARRLGLLIPTFFGITLLTFALIRLIPGDPVEVMMGERRVDPEMHAQAMERLGLNKPLPAQYLDYVGKLAQGDLGESLRTRESVWNEFLTLFPATLELAMAALLFAGVIGLLAGVIAALKRGSLFDHGVMGISLAGYSMPIFWWGLILIMFFSVSLGWTPVSGRIDLLYDIEPKTGFMLIDTLLSDEEGAFKDAVMHLILPAIVLGTIPLAVIARMTRSSMLEVLREDYIRTARAKGLSPSRVVFIHGLRNALIPVLTVFGLQVGTLLAGAVLTETIFSWPGIGKWLIEAIGARDYPVVQNGILLIACLVILVNFVVDILYGLVNPRIRHQR; this is encoded by the coding sequence ATGTTGAGTTTTATTGCCCGACGCCTGGGTCTGCTGATCCCGACCTTCTTCGGTATCACCCTGCTGACCTTCGCGCTCATACGCCTGATCCCCGGCGACCCCGTCGAAGTGATGATGGGCGAACGCCGGGTCGACCCCGAAATGCATGCCCAGGCCATGGAGCGCCTGGGCCTGAACAAGCCGCTGCCGGCCCAGTACCTGGACTATGTCGGCAAGCTCGCCCAGGGCGACCTGGGCGAATCCCTGCGCACCCGTGAGAGCGTATGGAACGAATTCCTCACCCTGTTCCCGGCAACGCTTGAGCTGGCCATGGCCGCCCTGCTGTTCGCCGGCGTCATCGGTCTGCTGGCCGGGGTGATCGCCGCGCTCAAGCGTGGCTCGCTGTTCGACCATGGGGTGATGGGCATCTCGCTGGCCGGCTATTCGATGCCGATCTTCTGGTGGGGCCTGATCCTGATCATGTTCTTCTCCGTGAGCCTCGGCTGGACGCCGGTGTCCGGGCGCATCGACCTGCTCTACGACATCGAACCGAAAACCGGTTTCATGCTCATCGACACCCTGCTCAGTGACGAAGAGGGCGCGTTCAAGGACGCGGTCATGCACCTGATCCTGCCGGCCATCGTGCTGGGCACCATCCCGCTGGCGGTGATCGCCCGCATGACCCGCTCGTCGATGCTCGAAGTGCTGCGCGAAGACTACATCCGCACCGCTCGCGCCAAAGGCCTGTCGCCCTCGCGCGTGGTGTTCATCCACGGCCTGCGCAACGCGCTGATCCCGGTACTGACCGTGTTCGGCCTGCAGGTCGGCACACTGCTGGCCGGCGCCGTGCTCACCGAAACCATCTTCTCCTGGCCGGGCATCGGCAAATGGCTGATCGAAGCCATCGGCGCCCGCGACTACCCCGTGGTCCAGAACGGCATCCTGTTGATCGCCTGCCTGGTGATCCTGGTCAACTTCGTCGTGGATATCCTCTACGGCCTGGTCAACCCACGCATCCGTCATCAGCGCTGA
- a CDS encoding OprD family porin, whose amino-acid sequence MRRFTLTALALSVGAFSALALAEPASQDFVPVTLKSSSEQAESKGFIDGQSLSGSTRNWYAHERATRAPLWKYYKGDGTQHDTHSRNNWVQGTILNYSSGFTEGTVGFAVEAAAYNAIALERGRAAVAGPNNRTLTHSDGDVIGQWSKMGLGNVKARVSNTTLTVGRQSVDTPMIAYIGNRALPSSFQGAFLHSAEFDNLSFDLGTFDRVSPRTEQSLSKFRSEYTAKRVETDRASTVGVNYQPLKSLTTSFYATQVEDFWNQYYVGANHVLGDSAVLSLTTGLNYYKTVDEGSKKMGEIDNDTYSLSFGLTHQAHTLSASWQQVNGNEYFDYLHETNGIYLANSLLSDFNGPNEKSLQISYVLNMAPYGVPGLKFNLYNARGWGIDGTHYKGTMYDVKGLDGETHYEWGFGTSYAIQSGPLKDTAIRATYTAHRASKAQGDGSLDEFRLVTTIPFNIL is encoded by the coding sequence TTGAGACGTTTCACACTCACCGCATTAGCCTTGTCCGTCGGCGCCTTCAGCGCCCTGGCACTGGCCGAACCCGCCAGCCAGGACTTCGTTCCGGTCACGCTCAAGTCGAGCAGCGAGCAAGCCGAGAGCAAAGGCTTCATCGACGGCCAGAGCCTGTCCGGCAGCACCCGCAACTGGTATGCCCACGAACGCGCCACCCGCGCGCCGCTGTGGAAGTACTACAAGGGCGACGGCACCCAGCACGACACCCACAGCCGTAACAACTGGGTGCAGGGCACCATCCTCAACTACAGCTCGGGCTTCACCGAAGGCACCGTGGGCTTCGCTGTCGAGGCCGCGGCCTACAACGCCATCGCCCTCGAGCGCGGCCGCGCCGCCGTGGCCGGCCCCAACAACCGCACGCTCACCCACAGCGACGGCGATGTCATCGGCCAGTGGAGCAAGATGGGCCTGGGCAACGTCAAGGCGCGCGTCTCCAACACCACGCTGACCGTCGGTCGCCAGTCGGTCGACACGCCCATGATCGCCTACATCGGCAACCGTGCCCTGCCCTCGAGCTTCCAGGGTGCTTTCCTGCACAGCGCCGAGTTCGACAACCTGTCGTTCGACCTGGGCACGTTCGACCGCGTCTCGCCGCGTACCGAACAGAGCCTGAGCAAGTTCCGTAGCGAATACACGGCCAAGCGCGTGGAAACCGACCGCGCCAGCACCGTCGGCGTCAACTACCAGCCACTCAAGAGCCTGACCACCAGCTTCTACGCCACCCAGGTCGAAGACTTCTGGAACCAGTACTACGTCGGCGCCAACCATGTGCTGGGTGACAGCGCGGTGCTGAGCCTGACCACCGGTCTGAACTACTACAAGACCGTGGACGAAGGCAGCAAGAAGATGGGCGAGATCGACAACGACACCTACAGCCTATCGTTCGGCCTGACCCACCAGGCCCACACGCTCAGCGCCTCCTGGCAGCAGGTCAACGGCAACGAGTACTTCGACTACCTGCACGAAACCAACGGCATCTACCTGGCCAACTCCCTGCTGTCGGACTTCAACGGCCCGAACGAGAAATCCCTGCAGATCAGCTACGTGCTGAACATGGCGCCGTACGGTGTGCCGGGCCTCAAGTTCAACCTGTACAACGCTCGCGGCTGGGGCATCGATGGCACCCACTACAAGGGCACGATGTACGACGTCAAAGGCCTGGACGGTGAAACCCACTACGAGTGGGGCTTCGGTACCAGCTACGCGATACAGAGCGGCCCGCTGAAGGACACCGCCATTCGCGCCACCTACACCGCCCACCGCGCCAGCAAGGCCCAGGGCGATGGCAGCCTGGACGAGTTCCGCCTGGTCACCACCATTCCGTTCAACATCCTCTGA